A single Klebsiella variicola DNA region contains:
- a CDS encoding YciI family protein yields MLYVIYAEDIADSLEKRLSVRPAHLARLQLLHDEGRLLTAGPMPAVDSNEPGAAGFSGSTVIAEFESLEAAQSWANDDPYIAAGVYRQVSVKPYKKVF; encoded by the coding sequence GTGCTTTACGTTATCTACGCTGAAGATATCGCCGATTCTCTGGAAAAGCGGCTCTCGGTTCGCCCTGCGCATCTCGCGCGTCTGCAACTCTTACACGATGAAGGCCGGCTGCTTACCGCCGGGCCAATGCCGGCCGTTGACAGCAACGAACCGGGCGCAGCAGGGTTCAGCGGCTCAACGGTGATTGCCGAGTTTGAGTCGCTGGAAGCGGCGCAGTCCTGGGCCAATGATGATCCGTATATTGCGGCTGGCGTCTACCGCCAGGTCTCTGTTAAGCCTTATAAGAAAGTGTTTTGA
- the tonB gene encoding TonB system transport protein TonB, translating to MSAMTLDLPRRFPWPTLLSVAIHGAVVAGLLYTSVHQVIEQPSPTQPIEITMVAPADLEPPPAAQPVVEPVVEPDPEPEPEVVPEPPKEAPVVIHKPEPKPKPKPKPKPKPEKKVEQPKRDVKPAAEPRPASPFENNNTTPARTAPSTSTAAAKPTVTAPSGPRAISRVQPTYPARAQALRIEGTVRVKFDVTPDGRIDNLQILSAQPANMFEREVKSAMRRWRYEQARPGTGVTMTIKFRLSGVEIN from the coding sequence ATGAGCGCAATGACCCTTGATTTACCTCGCCGCTTCCCGTGGCCAACGCTGCTGTCCGTGGCTATCCACGGTGCCGTTGTGGCGGGGCTGCTTTATACCTCGGTACATCAGGTTATTGAACAGCCTTCTCCGACGCAGCCGATTGAGATTACGATGGTCGCGCCGGCCGATCTTGAACCGCCCCCGGCGGCACAGCCAGTCGTGGAGCCCGTTGTCGAACCTGATCCTGAGCCGGAACCCGAGGTGGTGCCTGAACCGCCGAAAGAGGCGCCGGTGGTGATCCATAAACCGGAACCGAAGCCGAAGCCTAAACCCAAACCGAAACCCAAGCCGGAGAAAAAGGTTGAGCAGCCGAAGCGGGACGTGAAGCCGGCAGCAGAGCCGCGTCCGGCCTCGCCGTTTGAAAACAACAACACGACGCCAGCGCGCACCGCGCCAAGCACCTCGACCGCGGCCGCCAAACCCACCGTTACTGCCCCGAGCGGCCCGCGGGCGATCAGCCGTGTCCAGCCGACCTATCCGGCCCGCGCCCAGGCGCTGCGCATCGAAGGGACGGTACGGGTGAAGTTTGACGTGACGCCAGATGGCCGAATCGACAACCTACAGATCCTCTCTGCCCAGCCTGCCAATATGTTTGAGCGCGAAGTGAAAAGCGCGATGCGCAGATGGCGTTACGAGCAGGCAAGACCGGGAACCGGCGTGACGATGACTATCAAATTCCGTCTGAGTGGGGTCGAGATCAACTGA
- a CDS encoding fructosamine kinase family protein, translated as MWQAISTLLRDWHSENAEIELKTELPGGEIHSAWHLRFGGKDYFVKCDERELLPIFTAEADQLELLSRSKTVRVPQVYAVGSDRDYSFVVMEYLPPRPLDAHNAFLLGQQLAHLHQWSDQPQFGLDFDNDLSTTPQPNAWQRRWSVFFAEQRIGWQLELAAEKGLHFGDIDTLVDVVQQRLANHQPQPSLLHGDLWSGNCALGPDGPYIFDPACYWGDRECDLAMLPMHPEQPPQIYDGYQSVSPLPAGFLDRQPIYQLYTLLNRAILFGGQHLVTVQQALDDVLTEKTR; from the coding sequence ATGTGGCAAGCAATCAGTACACTTTTACGCGATTGGCATTCCGAAAACGCTGAAATCGAACTGAAAACCGAGCTGCCCGGTGGGGAAATCCATTCGGCCTGGCATTTACGCTTCGGCGGGAAAGATTACTTCGTGAAATGCGACGAACGTGAGCTTCTGCCCATCTTCACCGCCGAGGCCGATCAGCTGGAACTGCTGTCGCGAAGCAAAACCGTTCGCGTGCCGCAGGTCTATGCGGTCGGCAGCGACCGTGACTACAGTTTTGTGGTCATGGAATACCTCCCTCCCCGTCCGCTGGATGCGCATAATGCCTTCCTGCTCGGCCAGCAGTTAGCGCATCTGCATCAGTGGAGCGATCAGCCGCAGTTTGGTCTGGATTTCGACAACGATCTTTCCACCACGCCGCAGCCCAACGCCTGGCAGCGTCGCTGGTCGGTGTTCTTTGCCGAGCAGCGTATCGGCTGGCAACTGGAGCTGGCGGCGGAGAAGGGGCTGCACTTTGGCGATATCGATACCTTAGTCGATGTGGTTCAGCAGCGGCTGGCCAACCATCAGCCGCAACCTTCACTGCTCCATGGTGACCTGTGGTCCGGTAACTGCGCCTTAGGACCAGATGGCCCCTATATCTTCGATCCGGCCTGCTACTGGGGCGATCGCGAGTGCGATTTAGCCATGCTGCCGATGCACCCGGAACAACCGCCGCAGATCTATGACGGCTACCAGTCCGTTTCACCGCTGCCAGCAGGTTTTCTCGATCGCCAGCCCATCTATCAGCTTTACACCCTACTGAACCGGGCGATTTTGTTTGGTGGCCAGCACCTGGTGACGGTCCAGCAGGCGCTGGACGATGTATTGACGGAAAAAACGCGTTAG
- the ghoS gene encoding type V toxin-antitoxin system endoribonuclease antitoxin GhoS → MSNEITAWVVSVTFHEQALTEINEVSNHFTRAGFVLTLNDEDGNPHELGTNTFGLLSAQDADEVKALSAGLAESALGRPAEITVSTFAEWLKAQ, encoded by the coding sequence ATGAGCAATGAGATAACCGCCTGGGTCGTCAGCGTCACCTTTCACGAACAGGCGCTGACGGAGATCAACGAGGTCAGCAACCACTTTACCCGCGCCGGGTTCGTACTGACGCTCAATGATGAAGACGGCAATCCCCATGAGCTGGGGACCAACACCTTTGGCCTGCTCAGCGCCCAGGATGCTGATGAAGTTAAGGCCCTCAGCGCAGGGCTGGCGGAATCGGCTCTGGGCCGCCCGGCAGAGATTACGGTCAGCACATTCGCCGAGTGGTTAAAAGCTCAATAA
- the pfkB gene encoding 6-phosphofructokinase II produces MTKIYTLTLAPSLDSATQTPQIYPEGKLRCSAPVFEPGGGGINVARAVTFLGGKATAIFPVGGATGEHLAALLADEQVPVETVETRDWTRQNLHVHVAASGEQYRFVMPGAALTDDEFRRLEEKVLTIEPGSLLVVSGSLPPGISVENLMQLVKNAQQQGLRCIIDSSGDALAAALDVGNIELVKPNQKELSALVQRDLSQPDDVRLAAQSLIQSGKVRRVVVSLGPQGALGVDASGSVQVVPPPMKSQSTVGAGDSMVGAMTLRLAENAGLEDMVRFGVAAGSAATINQGTRLCSQANTQKIYDYLCGR; encoded by the coding sequence ATGACCAAAATTTATACGTTAACGCTGGCCCCCTCGCTGGATAGCGCCACGCAGACCCCACAGATTTATCCCGAAGGTAAACTCCGCTGCAGCGCGCCAGTATTTGAGCCCGGCGGCGGCGGGATCAACGTTGCCCGTGCCGTGACCTTTCTTGGCGGCAAAGCCACCGCCATTTTCCCGGTTGGCGGCGCCACCGGCGAGCACTTAGCAGCCCTGCTGGCCGATGAGCAGGTGCCGGTCGAGACCGTCGAAACCCGCGACTGGACGCGGCAAAACCTGCACGTTCACGTGGCCGCCAGCGGCGAACAATATCGTTTTGTCATGCCCGGCGCAGCGTTGACGGATGATGAGTTCCGTCGGCTGGAAGAGAAAGTCCTGACTATCGAACCCGGCTCACTGCTGGTGGTAAGCGGCAGCCTGCCGCCAGGTATCAGCGTCGAAAACCTGATGCAACTGGTGAAAAATGCGCAACAGCAGGGACTGCGCTGCATTATCGACAGTTCCGGCGACGCGCTGGCTGCGGCGTTGGACGTCGGCAATATTGAGCTGGTGAAGCCGAACCAGAAAGAGCTCAGCGCCCTCGTACAGCGCGATCTGAGCCAACCCGATGACGTACGCCTTGCCGCCCAGTCGTTGATCCAGTCCGGTAAAGTACGCCGGGTGGTGGTTTCGCTCGGGCCGCAGGGGGCGTTAGGCGTTGACGCCAGCGGCAGCGTTCAGGTGGTGCCGCCTCCGATGAAAAGCCAGAGCACCGTCGGCGCCGGCGACAGCATGGTGGGCGCCATGACCCTGCGTCTGGCGGAAAACGCCGGGCTGGAAGATATGGTTCGCTTTGGCGTCGCTGCCGGTAGCGCCGCGACAATCAATCAGGGCACCCGTCTCTGCTCGCAGGCCAATACGCAAAAAATCTACGATTATCTCTGCGGTCGCTGA
- a CDS encoding DUF481 domain-containing protein translates to MKLLKTVPAAVMLAGGLFASVGAMADDSVFTVMDDPSAAKKPFEGVVNAGYLAQSGNTKNSSMTADSTLTWYGNTTAWSLWGNASNTSSNDERSSEKYAVGGRSRYNLTDMNYIFGQGSWLTDRYNGYQQRDVLTAGYGRQILNGPVHSLRFEFGPGVRYDEFTDGETDTQPLGYASGTWAWQMTDNAKFTQGVSVFGAEDTTVNSESALNVAINAHFALKVAYNVTWNSAPPSSAPEHTDRRTSLSLGYKM, encoded by the coding sequence ATGAAGCTTTTAAAGACAGTACCCGCAGCGGTTATGCTGGCGGGGGGGCTTTTTGCGTCTGTTGGCGCAATGGCCGATGATTCTGTATTTACCGTCATGGATGACCCTTCCGCTGCTAAAAAACCTTTCGAAGGTGTGGTTAACGCAGGCTACCTGGCGCAGTCCGGCAACACCAAAAACTCCTCGATGACGGCAGATTCCACCTTGACCTGGTATGGTAATACCACCGCCTGGTCGCTGTGGGGGAATGCCAGCAACACCTCTTCCAACGATGAGCGATCCTCAGAAAAATATGCAGTCGGTGGGCGTAGCCGCTACAACCTGACCGATATGAACTATATCTTTGGTCAGGGCAGCTGGCTGACCGACCGCTATAATGGCTATCAGCAGCGTGATGTCCTGACGGCGGGTTATGGTCGTCAGATCCTCAACGGTCCGGTGCACAGCCTGCGGTTTGAATTCGGTCCTGGCGTTCGCTATGACGAGTTTACCGATGGAGAAACCGATACTCAGCCGCTGGGTTACGCCTCCGGCACCTGGGCCTGGCAGATGACCGATAACGCCAAATTTACGCAAGGGGTCTCGGTGTTTGGCGCTGAGGACACCACCGTCAACTCTGAGAGCGCGTTAAACGTGGCGATTAACGCCCATTTCGCGCTGAAGGTCGCCTACAACGTGACCTGGAACTCGGCACCGCCTTCCTCTGCGCCGGAGCATACCGATCGCCGGACATCGCTGTCCCTTGGGTATAAAATGTAA
- the thrS gene encoding threonine--tRNA ligase, with protein MPVITLPDGSQRHFDHAVSPMDVALDIGPGLAKATIAGRVNGELVDACDPIETDSTLSIITAKDEEGLEIIRHSCAHLLGHAIKQLWPNTKMAIGPVVDNGFYYDVDLDHTLTQEDIDALEKRMHELAEKNYDVIKKKVSWHEARETFVKRGETYKVSILDENIAHDDKPGLYHHEEYIDMCRGPHVPNMRFCHHFKLMKTAGAYWRGDSNNKMLQRIYGTAWADKKALNAYLQRLEEAAKRDHRKIGKQLDLYHMQEEAPGMVFWHNDGWTIFRELETFVRSKLKEYQYQEVKGPFMMDRVLWEKTGHWDNYKDAMFTTSSENREYCIKPMNCPGHVQIFNQGLKSYRDLPLRMAEFGSCHRNEPSGALHGLMRVRGFTQDDAHIFCTEDQVRDEVNACIRMVYDMYSTFGFEKIVVKLSTRPEKRIGSDETWDRAEADLAVALEENNIPFEYQLGEGAFYGPKIEFTLYDCLDRAWQCGTVQLDFSLPQRLSASYVGENNERQVPVMIHRAILGSLERFIGILTEEFAGFFPTWIAPVQVVVMNITDSQAEYVNELTRKLQNAGIRVKADLRNEKIGFKIREHTLRRVPYMLVCGDKEVEAGKVAVRTRRGKDLGSMDVSEVIEKLQQEIRSRSLQQLEE; from the coding sequence ATGCCTGTAATTACGCTTCCTGATGGCAGTCAACGCCATTTTGACCACGCTGTTAGCCCCATGGATGTTGCGCTGGATATCGGTCCAGGCCTGGCGAAAGCCACCATTGCCGGGCGGGTAAACGGTGAACTGGTAGACGCCTGCGACCCGATCGAAACCGATTCCACTCTCTCTATTATCACTGCGAAAGATGAAGAAGGGCTGGAGATCATTCGTCACTCCTGTGCGCACCTGTTAGGCCATGCCATTAAACAGCTGTGGCCCAACACCAAAATGGCTATCGGTCCGGTTGTTGATAATGGCTTCTACTATGACGTAGACCTCGACCACACCCTGACTCAGGAAGATATCGACGCGCTCGAAAAACGTATGCATGAGCTCGCCGAGAAAAACTACGATGTCATCAAGAAGAAAGTCAGCTGGCACGAAGCGCGTGAAACCTTCGTGAAGCGCGGCGAAACCTATAAAGTTTCTATTCTTGACGAAAACATTGCTCATGATGATAAGCCGGGTCTGTATCATCATGAAGAATATATCGATATGTGCCGCGGCCCGCACGTACCGAATATGCGCTTCTGTCATCACTTCAAGCTGATGAAAACCGCCGGTGCCTACTGGCGCGGCGACAGCAACAATAAAATGTTGCAGCGTATCTACGGTACCGCGTGGGCAGATAAAAAAGCGCTGAATGCCTATCTGCAGCGTCTTGAAGAAGCCGCCAAGCGTGACCACCGTAAAATTGGCAAGCAGCTTGACCTGTATCATATGCAGGAAGAGGCGCCGGGGATGGTGTTCTGGCACAACGACGGCTGGACTATCTTCCGTGAACTGGAAACCTTTGTTCGTTCTAAACTGAAAGAGTACCAGTATCAGGAAGTCAAAGGTCCGTTCATGATGGACCGTGTGCTGTGGGAAAAAACCGGCCACTGGGACAACTACAAAGATGCGATGTTCACCACCTCTTCTGAGAACCGTGAATACTGCATCAAGCCGATGAACTGCCCGGGCCACGTGCAGATCTTCAACCAGGGATTGAAATCCTACCGCGATCTGCCGCTGCGTATGGCGGAATTCGGTAGCTGCCACCGTAACGAACCGTCTGGCGCGCTGCACGGTCTGATGCGCGTTCGCGGCTTTACCCAGGATGATGCGCATATCTTCTGTACTGAAGATCAGGTTCGCGATGAAGTGAACGCCTGTATTCGTATGGTCTACGATATGTACAGCACCTTTGGCTTCGAGAAGATCGTCGTCAAACTGTCAACTCGCCCGGAAAAACGTATCGGTAGCGATGAGACCTGGGATCGCGCGGAAGCGGATCTGGCGGTGGCGCTGGAAGAAAATAACATCCCATTTGAGTATCAACTGGGCGAAGGGGCGTTCTACGGCCCGAAAATTGAATTTACCCTGTATGACTGCCTCGATCGCGCATGGCAGTGCGGAACGGTACAGCTGGACTTCTCTCTGCCGCAGCGTTTAAGCGCTTCTTATGTGGGCGAAAATAACGAGCGTCAGGTACCGGTCATGATTCACCGTGCGATTCTCGGTTCCCTGGAGCGCTTCATTGGCATCCTGACCGAAGAGTTCGCTGGCTTCTTCCCAACCTGGATTGCACCAGTGCAGGTAGTGGTCATGAATATTACCGATTCTCAGGCTGAATACGTTAACGAATTGACGCGTAAACTACAAAATGCGGGCATTCGTGTAAAAGCAGACTTGAGAAATGAGAAGATTGGCTTTAAAATCCGCGAGCACACTTTACGTCGTGTCCCGTATATGTTGGTCTGTGGCGACAAAGAAGTCGAAGCCGGCAAAGTGGCCGTGCGCACCCGTCGCGGGAAAGACCTCGGCAGCATGGACGTAAGTGAAGTGATTGAGAAGCTGCAACAAGAGATTCGCAGCCGCAGTCTTCAACAACTGGAGGAATAA
- the infC gene encoding translation initiation factor IF-3, giving the protein MKGGKRVQTARPNRINGEIRALEVRLTGLEGEALGIVSLREALEKAEEAGVDLVEISPNAEPPVCRIMDYGKFLYEKSKSSKEQKKKQKVIQVKEIKFRPGTDDGDYQVKLRSLVRFLEDGDKAKITLRFRGREMAHQQIGMEVLTRVRDDLSELAVVESFPTKIEGRQMIMVLAPKKKQ; this is encoded by the coding sequence ATTAAAGGCGGAAAACGAGTTCAAACGGCACGTCCGAATCGTATCAATGGCGAGATTCGCGCCCTGGAAGTTCGCTTGACAGGTCTGGAAGGCGAAGCTTTGGGTATTGTGAGTCTGAGAGAAGCTCTCGAAAAGGCTGAAGAGGCCGGAGTAGATTTAGTTGAAATCAGCCCTAACGCCGAACCGCCAGTTTGTCGTATCATGGACTACGGCAAGTTCCTTTATGAAAAGAGTAAGTCTTCTAAGGAACAGAAGAAAAAGCAAAAAGTTATCCAGGTTAAGGAAATTAAATTCCGTCCTGGGACCGATGATGGTGATTACCAGGTAAAACTCCGCAGCCTGGTTCGCTTTCTCGAAGATGGCGATAAGGCTAAGATCACACTGCGTTTCCGCGGTCGTGAGATGGCCCACCAGCAGATCGGTATGGAAGTGCTTACGCGCGTCCGTGACGATCTGAGTGAACTGGCAGTAGTCGAATCCTTCCCTACGAAGATCGAAGGCCGCCAGATGATCATGGTGCTCGCTCCTAAGAAGAAACAGTAA
- the rpmI gene encoding 50S ribosomal protein L35, whose protein sequence is MPKIKTVRGAAKRFKKTGKGGFKHKHANLRHILTKKATKRKRHLRPKAMVSKGDLGLVIACLPYA, encoded by the coding sequence ATGCCAAAAATTAAGACCGTACGCGGTGCTGCTAAGCGCTTCAAAAAAACCGGTAAAGGTGGTTTTAAGCACAAGCACGCTAACCTGCGTCACATTCTGACTAAAAAAGCTACCAAGCGTAAACGTCACCTGCGTCCGAAAGCCATGGTTTCCAAAGGCGATCTGGGCCTGGTTATCGCGTGCCTGCCGTACGCATAA
- the rplT gene encoding 50S ribosomal protein L20, which yields MARVKRGVIARARHKKILKQAKGYYGARSRVYRVAFQAVIKAGQYAYRDRRQRKRQFRQLWIARINAAARQNGISYSKFINGLKKASVEIDRKILADIAVFDKVAFTALVEKAKAALA from the coding sequence ATGGCTCGCGTAAAACGTGGTGTAATTGCACGTGCACGTCACAAGAAAATTTTGAAACAAGCTAAAGGCTACTACGGTGCGCGTTCTCGCGTATACCGCGTTGCCTTCCAGGCTGTTATCAAAGCTGGTCAGTACGCTTACCGTGACCGTCGTCAACGTAAACGTCAGTTCCGTCAACTGTGGATTGCACGTATCAACGCAGCAGCACGTCAGAACGGTATTTCTTACAGCAAATTCATCAATGGCCTGAAAAAAGCCTCTGTTGAAATCGACCGTAAGATCCTGGCTGACATCGCCGTATTCGACAAAGTAGCGTTCACCGCTCTGGTCGAAAAAGCGAAAGCAGCTCTGGCATAA
- the pheM gene encoding pheST operon leader peptide PheM: protein MNAAIFRFFFYFST, encoded by the coding sequence ATGAATGCTGCTATTTTCCGCTTCTTTTTTTACTTTAGCACCTGA
- the pheS gene encoding phenylalanine--tRNA ligase subunit alpha: MSHLAELVASAKAAINEASDVAALDNVRVEYLGKKGHLTLQMTTLRELPPEERPAAGAVINEAKEQVQQALNARKADLEGAALNARLAAETIDVSLPGRRIENGGLHPVTRTIDRIESFFGELGFTVATGPEIEDDYHNFDALNIPGHHPARADHDTFWFDATRLLRTQTSGVQIRTMENQQPPIRIIAPGRVYRNDYDQTHTPMFHQMEGLIVDKNISFTNLKGTLHDFLNNFFEEDLQVRFRPSYFPFTEPSAEVDVMGKNGKWLEVLGCGMVHPNVLRNVGIDPEVYSGFAFGMGMERLTMLRYGVTDLRAFFENDLRFLKQFK; this comes from the coding sequence ATGTCACATCTCGCAGAGCTGGTTGCCAGTGCCAAGGCAGCCATTAACGAGGCATCAGATGTTGCTGCGCTGGACAACGTCCGCGTGGAATACCTGGGTAAAAAAGGGCATCTGACCCTGCAAATGACCACCCTGCGTGAGTTACCGCCGGAAGAGCGTCCGGCAGCCGGCGCGGTCATCAACGAAGCGAAAGAGCAGGTGCAGCAGGCGCTGAACGCGCGCAAAGCTGATCTGGAAGGCGCAGCGCTGAATGCGCGTCTGGCCGCAGAGACCATTGACGTCTCGCTGCCGGGACGCCGCATTGAAAATGGCGGCCTGCATCCGGTCACTCGCACCATCGACCGTATTGAAAGTTTCTTCGGTGAGCTCGGCTTTACCGTGGCGACTGGCCCGGAAATCGAAGATGATTACCACAACTTCGATGCGCTGAATATTCCGGGTCATCATCCGGCGCGCGCTGACCACGACACTTTCTGGTTCGATGCCACTCGCCTGCTGCGTACTCAGACCTCCGGCGTGCAGATCCGCACCATGGAAAACCAGCAGCCGCCCATCCGCATTATCGCGCCGGGCCGCGTCTATCGTAACGACTACGACCAGACCCATACCCCGATGTTCCACCAGATGGAAGGTCTGATTGTTGATAAAAACATCAGCTTCACCAACCTGAAAGGGACGCTGCACGACTTCCTGAACAACTTCTTTGAAGAAGACCTGCAGGTGCGCTTCCGTCCGTCCTACTTCCCGTTCACCGAGCCGTCCGCAGAAGTTGATGTGATGGGTAAAAACGGCAAATGGCTGGAAGTGCTGGGCTGCGGGATGGTACACCCGAACGTGCTGCGTAACGTCGGTATCGATCCGGAAGTTTACTCCGGCTTCGCCTTCGGTATGGGGATGGAGCGTCTGACCATGCTGCGTTATGGCGTGACCGATCTGCGCGCGTTCTTCGAAAACGATCTGCGTTTCCTCAAACAGTTTAAATAA
- the pheT gene encoding phenylalanine--tRNA ligase subunit beta encodes MKFSELWLREWVNPAIDSEALSDQITMAGLEVDGVEPVAGSFNGVVVGEVVECGQHPNADKLRVTKVNVGGERLLDIVCGAPNCRQGLKVAVATIGAVLPGDFKIKAAKLRGEPSEGMLCSFSELGISDDHSGIIELPADAPIGTDIREYLKLDDNTIEISVTPNRADCLGIIGVARDVAVLNKAPLNAPEITPVAATIDDVLPIQVDAPQACPRYLGRVVKGINVKAPTPLWMKEKLRRCGIRSIDAVVDVTNYVLLELGQPMHAFDRDRIEGGIVVRMAKEGETLVLLDGSEAKLDSDTLVIADHNKALAMGGIFGGEHSGVNDETQNVLLECAFFSPLSITGRARRHGLHTDASHRYERGVDPALQYKALERATRLLIDLCGGEAGPVIDVTNEETLPKRATITLRRSKLDRLIGHHIDDAQVTDILQRLGCEVTVGQDEWQAVAPSWRFDMEIEEDLVEEVARVYGYNNIPDAPVQAGLIMGTHREADLSLKRVKTLLNDKGYQEVITYSFVDPKIQQLIHAGEEALILPSPISSEMSAMRLSLWTGLLGTVVYNQNRQQSRVRIFESGLRFVPDTQAPLGIRQDVMLAGAICGNRYEEHWTLAKETVDFYDLKGDLESVLDLTGKLADIEFRGEAIAALHPGQSAAIYLKGERIGFIGVVHPELERKLDLNGRTLVFELEWDKLADRVVPQARDISRFPANRRDIAVLVAENVAAADVLAECKKVGVNQVVGVNLFDVYRGKGVAEGYKSLAISLILQDTSRTLEEEEIAATVARCVEALKERFQASLRD; translated from the coding sequence ATGAAATTCAGTGAACTGTGGTTACGCGAGTGGGTTAACCCGGCGATCGACAGCGAAGCGCTTTCCGATCAGATCACCATGGCGGGCCTCGAGGTCGACGGCGTTGAGCCGGTTGCCGGCAGCTTCAACGGCGTAGTGGTCGGTGAAGTGGTGGAGTGCGGCCAGCATCCAAATGCTGACAAACTGCGCGTCACCAAAGTCAACGTGGGCGGTGAACGCCTGCTGGACATCGTCTGCGGCGCGCCAAACTGCCGTCAGGGGCTGAAAGTCGCCGTGGCGACCATCGGCGCCGTGCTGCCGGGCGATTTTAAAATTAAAGCGGCGAAGCTGCGCGGCGAACCGTCAGAAGGGATGCTGTGCTCTTTCTCCGAGCTGGGTATTTCCGACGACCATAGCGGTATCATCGAACTGCCGGCGGATGCGCCGATCGGCACTGATATTCGTGAATACCTCAAGCTTGACGATAACACTATCGAAATCAGCGTCACGCCAAACCGTGCCGACTGCCTGGGTATCATCGGTGTGGCGCGCGATGTCGCTGTGCTGAACAAAGCGCCGCTGAACGCGCCGGAAATTACGCCGGTTGCCGCGACCATTGACGACGTGCTGCCGATTCAGGTTGACGCGCCGCAGGCGTGCCCGCGCTATCTGGGCCGCGTGGTGAAAGGCATCAACGTCAAAGCGCCGACCCCGCTGTGGATGAAAGAGAAGCTGCGCCGCTGCGGGATCCGCTCCATCGACGCGGTGGTTGACGTGACTAACTATGTCCTGCTTGAGCTGGGCCAGCCGATGCACGCCTTTGACCGCGACCGTATCGAAGGCGGGATCGTGGTGCGCATGGCGAAAGAGGGTGAAACCCTGGTGCTGCTCGATGGCTCTGAAGCGAAGCTCGACAGTGACACCCTGGTTATTGCTGACCATAACAAAGCGCTGGCGATGGGCGGGATCTTCGGCGGGGAACACTCCGGCGTTAACGACGAAACCCAGAACGTGCTGCTGGAATGCGCGTTCTTCAGCCCGCTGTCCATTACCGGCCGCGCGCGCCGTCATGGCCTGCACACCGATGCCTCTCATCGCTATGAGCGCGGCGTCGATCCGGCGCTGCAGTATAAAGCGCTGGAGCGTGCCACGCGTCTGCTGATCGACCTCTGCGGCGGTGAAGCTGGCCCGGTGATCGACGTGACAAACGAAGAGACCTTGCCAAAACGCGCCACCATTACCCTGCGTCGTAGCAAACTGGATCGCCTGATTGGCCACCATATCGATGACGCGCAGGTCACCGACATTCTGCAGCGCCTCGGCTGCGAAGTGACGGTGGGTCAGGACGAATGGCAGGCAGTCGCCCCGAGCTGGCGTTTCGACATGGAGATCGAAGAAGATCTGGTCGAAGAAGTGGCTCGCGTTTATGGCTACAACAACATTCCTGATGCGCCAGTACAGGCGGGTCTGATCATGGGTACCCATCGTGAAGCCGACCTGTCGCTGAAGCGCGTAAAAACGCTGCTGAACGACAAAGGCTATCAGGAAGTGATCACCTACAGCTTTGTTGACCCGAAAATCCAGCAGCTGATCCACGCCGGGGAAGAGGCGCTGATCCTGCCAAGCCCGATCTCCAGCGAAATGTCGGCGATGCGTCTGTCGCTGTGGACCGGCCTGCTGGGTACCGTGGTCTACAACCAGAACCGTCAGCAGAGCCGCGTGCGCATCTTTGAGAGTGGCCTGCGCTTCGTGCCGGATACTCAGGCGCCGCTGGGCATTCGTCAGGATGTGATGCTGGCCGGGGCGATCTGCGGTAACCGCTACGAAGAGCACTGGACGCTGGCGAAAGAGACGGTCGATTTCTATGATCTGAAGGGCGATCTGGAATCCGTACTGGATTTAACCGGTAAATTGGCCGACATCGAGTTCCGTGGCGAAGCGATCGCCGCGCTGCATCCAGGCCAATCCGCAGCGATTTATCTTAAAGGTGAACGCATTGGTTTCATTGGGGTTGTTCATCCGGAACTGGAACGTAAACTGGATCTGAACGGTCGCACTCTGGTGTTCGAACTGGAGTGGGACAAGCTCGCAGACCGCGTGGTGCCTCAGGCGCGCGATATTTCCCGCTTCCCGGCGAACCGTCGCGACATCGCGGTACTGGTCGCGGAAAACGTGGCTGCTGCCGATGTTTTAGCCGAATGTAAGAAAGTTGGCGTAAATCAGGTAGTTGGCGTAAACTTATTTGACGTGTACCGTGGTAAAGGTGTGGCGGAAGGGTATAAGAGCCTTGCGATTAGCCTGATCCTGCAGGATACCAGCCGTACACTCGAAGAAGAGGAGATTGCCGCTACCGTTGCCAGATGTGTAGAGGCATTAAAAGAGCGATTCCAGGCATCATTGAGGGATTGA